Proteins from a genomic interval of Lacticaseibacillus pabuli:
- a CDS encoding metal ABC transporter solute-binding protein, Zn/Mn family codes for MFKKRKKIIVGVLGLMMALGLAACGKSSQPADTGKVQVVASLDFYGEMAKAVGGNKVEVQSIIHSASVDPHDYEPSSADAKDYHKASLIISNGGDYDNWSTNYAKQNEDAKSIVAAKLTGWKTGGNEHLWYRPDTPKKMTNAIAAKLSELRPKDKGYFKKNAASYLTKLAPLRKLQSEAQKQLAGKTYMATEPVYDNTLLTLGAKQVNAGFARAVDDGNDPTVAQMKLWRASVKDKKVAFIINNPQNSGKMVKQAIAYAKANGVPVINATETMPDGKDYLSWQTGELQQVLDALK; via the coding sequence ATGTTTAAGAAGCGTAAAAAGATTATCGTTGGCGTATTGGGTTTGATGATGGCACTGGGACTGGCCGCATGCGGCAAGAGCAGTCAGCCGGCTGACACGGGTAAGGTGCAGGTTGTTGCCAGTTTAGATTTCTATGGTGAAATGGCCAAGGCAGTCGGTGGCAATAAGGTCGAAGTGCAGAGCATCATTCATTCTGCATCCGTTGATCCTCACGACTATGAGCCTAGCTCCGCCGATGCTAAGGATTACCACAAGGCTAGTCTCATCATTAGCAATGGTGGTGATTACGACAACTGGAGCACGAACTACGCCAAGCAAAATGAGGACGCCAAGTCGATTGTGGCGGCAAAGCTCACGGGCTGGAAGACGGGTGGCAACGAGCATCTCTGGTACCGGCCAGACACGCCCAAGAAGATGACGAATGCGATTGCGGCCAAATTGAGTGAGTTGCGTCCCAAGGATAAGGGCTATTTCAAGAAAAATGCGGCGAGTTATTTGACCAAGCTGGCCCCCTTACGTAAACTGCAGTCAGAGGCACAAAAGCAGCTGGCGGGGAAGACATACATGGCAACCGAACCAGTTTATGACAACACGCTCTTAACATTGGGGGCAAAGCAGGTCAACGCCGGCTTTGCACGCGCTGTCGATGATGGGAATGACCCGACCGTCGCTCAGATGAAACTCTGGCGCGCGTCGGTCAAGGACAAGAAGGTTGCCTTTATCATCAACAATCCGCAGAACAGCGGCAAGATGGTGAAACAGGCAATTGCATACGCCAAAGCCAACGGGGTACCGGTCATTAACGCGACCGAAACGATGCCCGATGGTAAGGACTACTTGAGCTGGCAGACAGGCGAGCTCCAGCAAGTTCTGGACGCACTGAAGTAA
- a CDS encoding metal ABC transporter solute-binding protein, Zn/Mn family: MRKFKWYWLAPFLVILVLAGCTQQPVHHQSKQLNVVTSLRVYQEAANAVLGKYGHAKAIISSPDIDPHDFEANTKTARQIADADVVIGNGLGYDDWLNKLTTAANDQSKFVSVASDVLHKPAGANEHVFYDPTMMPALSNYLARRFGKLQPQHAAYFKRQASDYIKGMQPLYDEIHRLKNRGHGQEAASSEPVFDYALQAAGFKLTATHFAKAIEDGTDPSPQDLAELQGKIKSGKLAIFVVNVQEESGLVSTVEKQAVRSGVKIVRVRETQPAGKNYMQWMLSNYQQMDKQ, translated from the coding sequence ATGCGTAAATTTAAATGGTACTGGCTGGCGCCATTCCTGGTGATTTTGGTGCTGGCAGGTTGCACGCAGCAGCCAGTGCACCACCAGAGCAAACAGTTGAATGTCGTGACCAGTCTGCGGGTGTACCAGGAGGCGGCTAACGCCGTGTTGGGTAAGTATGGCCACGCCAAAGCTATCATTAGTAGCCCAGATATTGACCCACATGATTTTGAAGCGAATACGAAGACGGCCCGTCAAATCGCGGACGCCGACGTTGTGATTGGCAATGGCCTAGGCTACGATGACTGGCTCAACAAGCTCACCACTGCCGCAAACGACCAGTCGAAGTTCGTTTCCGTTGCGAGCGACGTCCTCCATAAGCCAGCTGGTGCTAACGAGCATGTCTTCTACGATCCTACGATGATGCCTGCGTTAAGCAACTATCTGGCGCGCCGGTTCGGCAAGTTACAGCCGCAGCACGCGGCGTACTTCAAACGGCAGGCGAGCGACTACATCAAGGGGATGCAGCCCTTATATGATGAGATTCACCGGCTGAAGAATCGTGGCCATGGTCAGGAAGCAGCTTCCTCGGAACCGGTATTTGATTACGCCCTGCAGGCTGCGGGATTCAAGTTGACTGCCACGCATTTTGCCAAGGCCATTGAGGATGGCACGGATCCATCGCCACAAGACCTGGCCGAGCTGCAAGGTAAAATTAAATCAGGTAAGCTCGCTATTTTCGTGGTGAACGTTCAGGAAGAGAGTGGCCTTGTCAGCACGGTCGAAAAACAAGCAGTTCGTAGCGGCGTGAAAATTGTCCGCGTTCGCGAGACGCAACCTGCTGGTAAGAACTACATGCAGTGGATGTTAAGTAATTATCAACAAATGGATAAACAGTAG
- a CDS encoding metal ABC transporter permease, whose protein sequence is MMSYPFMQNAFIAGGFVAIVSAFVGVFVVARGMTFLTHVLSEIGFAGASFALFAGWSPLLGMMLFNVVATLSVGQLERRAKQTDLVTAAVSSIAIGLGVAFLTLSGKSGSGAMSILFGSIFSLSRSEVHMLVILSVVVLAMILLLLRPLRHFAFDAATADYTLAHPQVLTAVFTVIVAVVVAASAQAVGSLLIFVLVTLPAGAALRFGRSIWQMLTLAVLFAVGGMYAALVIAYWTNLPVSVYLALIEAGIYLVSLLKK, encoded by the coding sequence ATGATGAGCTATCCATTCATGCAGAACGCCTTTATCGCGGGTGGCTTCGTCGCCATTGTTTCCGCGTTTGTCGGCGTGTTCGTGGTGGCGCGGGGGATGACTTTCCTGACGCACGTGCTGAGTGAAATTGGCTTTGCCGGCGCTTCTTTTGCCTTGTTTGCGGGCTGGTCGCCATTGCTGGGGATGATGCTGTTTAACGTTGTTGCCACGTTGTCGGTGGGCCAGCTGGAGCGGCGTGCTAAACAGACAGACCTCGTGACGGCGGCTGTGTCTTCCATTGCCATTGGGTTGGGGGTCGCATTCCTGACCTTGTCTGGCAAGAGTGGCAGCGGTGCGATGAGCATTCTGTTCGGGTCCATCTTCAGCTTGAGTCGCAGTGAGGTCCACATGCTCGTGATTTTGAGCGTTGTGGTGCTGGCGATGATCTTGCTGTTGTTGCGCCCGTTGCGTCATTTTGCCTTTGATGCGGCGACCGCTGACTACACGCTGGCGCACCCGCAAGTGTTGACGGCAGTGTTCACCGTGATCGTTGCGGTTGTAGTTGCAGCGAGCGCCCAGGCGGTTGGCTCCCTGTTGATTTTCGTGCTCGTGACCTTACCAGCCGGCGCTGCCCTGCGTTTTGGCCGGTCCATTTGGCAGATGCTGACGCTCGCCGTGCTGTTCGCAGTCGGTGGGATGTACGCGGCATTGGTCATTGCCTACTGGACTAACCTGCCCGTGAGTGTGTACCTGGCGCTGATTGAGGCGGGCATTTACCTTGTGTCATTATTGAAGAAGTAA
- a CDS encoding aldehyde dehydrogenase family protein produces the protein MPDTATMDAKPQSVAEQINELVANAQIAFDQYQHFTQAQVDEICDAMVKAANAHSKDLAELAYKETGRGNAEDKAIKNMFASQYIWKTIKDDKTVGIIKVDEAKQLEEVAEPLGVIAGVTPVTNPTSTVIFKILLALKTRNAIIFSLHPQAIECGTATARLMAEAAVKAGAPANLVQWISKPSIEASNALINHPGVNIVLATGGPGLVKAAYSTGKPALGVGPGNAPAYIEKTANVKEAVTDIMLSKTFDNGMICASENSIVVDREILAEVKDEFTKQGAYFVPDEEVEKLSEAVIDPERHTVRGPVAGQSAERIAELAGIKVPKGTKLLIGKLDGIGVNFPLSGEKLSPVLSMYVSNSTDAGFAMCLGLLNYGGLGHTAVLHTQNNNIVDKFGEQMPACRILINTPGSLGGIGGLFNGLTPSLTLGTGTYGKNSISHNLTTRDLLNIKYVSRPTRKPIDFINELRSVIRAK, from the coding sequence ATGCCAGATACAGCTACGATGGATGCTAAGCCGCAATCAGTTGCGGAACAGATTAACGAACTCGTTGCAAACGCCCAGATTGCCTTCGACCAGTACCAGCACTTCACGCAAGCGCAGGTCGACGAAATCTGTGACGCCATGGTAAAGGCCGCTAACGCCCACTCCAAGGACCTTGCAGAACTTGCTTACAAGGAAACGGGCCGCGGTAACGCTGAAGATAAAGCAATTAAGAACATGTTTGCTTCCCAGTATATCTGGAAGACAATCAAGGACGACAAGACGGTCGGCATTATCAAAGTCGACGAAGCCAAGCAGCTCGAAGAAGTCGCTGAACCACTGGGTGTCATTGCTGGTGTTACACCAGTGACCAACCCTACTTCAACCGTTATCTTCAAAATCCTGCTCGCTTTGAAGACACGTAACGCGATCATCTTCAGTCTCCACCCACAGGCTATCGAATGTGGGACAGCGACTGCGCGTTTGATGGCAGAAGCAGCGGTTAAGGCCGGTGCCCCTGCAAACTTGGTTCAGTGGATTTCAAAGCCAAGCATTGAAGCATCAAACGCATTGATCAACCACCCTGGTGTCAACATCGTGCTCGCTACTGGTGGCCCCGGCCTTGTCAAGGCTGCTTACTCAACTGGTAAGCCTGCCTTGGGTGTTGGCCCTGGTAACGCCCCAGCCTACATCGAAAAGACGGCTAACGTTAAGGAAGCTGTTACCGACATCATGCTGTCCAAGACCTTCGACAACGGGATGATTTGTGCTTCCGAGAACAGTATCGTCGTTGACCGCGAGATTCTCGCTGAAGTGAAGGATGAATTCACCAAGCAGGGTGCTTACTTCGTTCCTGACGAAGAAGTCGAGAAGTTGTCTGAGGCCGTTATCGACCCAGAGCGTCACACTGTCCGCGGCCCAGTCGCTGGTCAGAGTGCTGAACGCATCGCTGAACTTGCCGGCATCAAGGTACCTAAGGGGACCAAGTTACTGATTGGTAAGCTCGACGGTATCGGCGTCAACTTCCCACTCTCCGGTGAAAAACTGTCACCAGTTCTGTCCATGTACGTTTCCAACTCCACGGACGCTGGTTTCGCAATGTGCCTCGGCCTGCTCAACTACGGTGGCCTTGGTCACACCGCGGTTCTGCACACCCAGAACAACAACATTGTGGACAAGTTCGGTGAACAAATGCCTGCTTGCCGTATCCTGATTAACACCCCAGGTTCTCTTGGTGGTATCGGTGGCCTCTTCAACGGCCTCACACCTTCCTTGACCCTCGGGACCGGGACTTATGGTAAGAACTCCATTTCTCACAACCTGACAACACGCGACCTGCTGAACATCAAGTACGTTTCACGTCCAACCCGCAAGCCAATTGACTTTATCAATGAGCTGCGGTCAGTGATCCGCGCCAAGTAA
- a CDS encoding SDR family oxidoreductase, giving the protein MAEEIITLITGGNRGMGFEIAKELGAKGQHVIIGSRNLDKGQKAVAKLAQDGVSAEALELDVTDHDSVLAAAKTLKKAHGRLDILINNAGATFGRLTKPSKISQDDLQKNLAVNYFGLIDVTQAMLPLLKKSSSAKIINISSMMGSMTAALTPGSEVFKTNMVGYQASKSAANMFTIQLAKELKDYKPAITVNAVDPGMVATQFGGVPAFVSKQMGGKPVDQGVARTVELALDPANTTTATFSNTNGIVHW; this is encoded by the coding sequence ATGGCAGAAGAAATCATCACCCTCATCACGGGCGGCAATCGTGGCATGGGATTCGAGATTGCGAAGGAACTGGGTGCTAAGGGGCAGCACGTCATTATCGGTTCACGCAATTTGGACAAGGGACAAAAGGCGGTTGCAAAGTTGGCCCAGGACGGTGTATCCGCTGAAGCTCTTGAACTTGACGTAACCGACCACGACTCGGTTCTGGCTGCTGCCAAGACGTTGAAAAAGGCGCACGGCCGGCTTGACATTCTCATCAACAACGCGGGTGCGACCTTTGGCAGACTGACCAAGCCGTCCAAAATTTCGCAGGATGACTTGCAGAAAAACTTGGCGGTGAACTACTTCGGCCTGATTGATGTTACGCAGGCCATGCTGCCTTTACTCAAGAAGAGTTCGAGTGCGAAAATCATCAACATCTCCAGCATGATGGGCTCGATGACGGCCGCACTGACCCCTGGTTCTGAAGTGTTTAAGACGAACATGGTTGGCTACCAAGCGTCCAAGAGTGCGGCGAACATGTTCACTATTCAGCTGGCCAAGGAGCTCAAGGATTACAAGCCAGCCATTACGGTCAATGCCGTGGACCCTGGCATGGTGGCCACACAGTTCGGTGGCGTACCGGCCTTTGTTTCCAAGCAAATGGGCGGCAAGCCAGTCGACCAGGGTGTGGCACGGACCGTTGAGCTTGCGTTGGACCCAGCAAACACAACCACGGCGACCTTCTCGAACACGAACGGAATCGTGCACTGGTAA
- a CDS encoding MarR family winged helix-turn-helix transcriptional regulator, translating to MQTDYAQELAKFLDAVKRQLPENQREVLLSGTNTPLSGTQGHVLMLLAEEGPLSNSELVGKLGISPAAVTKAMHVLKAASPAVVIQEHDAKDARIKRWALTDEGRKLAVQHEAAHKATNTEYDKILNQFSEDEQATIGRFMQLMTQRLEK from the coding sequence ATGCAAACTGATTATGCACAGGAATTAGCCAAGTTCTTGGATGCTGTGAAGCGCCAGCTGCCCGAAAACCAGCGGGAAGTGCTGCTGAGCGGTACCAATACGCCCTTGTCTGGTACCCAGGGACATGTGCTCATGTTGCTGGCCGAAGAAGGGCCGCTGAGTAACAGCGAACTTGTCGGCAAGCTGGGTATCAGCCCAGCCGCTGTCACCAAGGCGATGCACGTCTTGAAGGCGGCGAGTCCAGCGGTTGTCATCCAAGAGCACGACGCAAAGGATGCCCGGATCAAGCGGTGGGCGCTGACGGACGAGGGCCGTAAACTCGCCGTGCAGCACGAGGCTGCGCACAAGGCAACTAATACCGAGTATGACAAGATCTTGAATCAGTTTAGCGAGGACGAGCAGGCGACCATCGGCAGGTTTATGCAACTGATGACCCAGCGCCTCGAAAAATAG
- a CDS encoding MerR family transcriptional regulator, whose translation MYTTRQVADSLGITPNALRYYERVGLLGPIQRDKNGIREYSDEDVDHAKIIHILRTMNMPIQVILDTMADVDGDAPTVDSLQRFRGQLDILMNRLEGQIVAIKNEETVLRRKMKRVDADIIEAQQRTKKTVSPK comes from the coding sequence ATGTATACAACTCGGCAAGTGGCAGACAGTCTCGGCATCACACCTAACGCACTGCGCTACTACGAACGTGTCGGGCTGCTCGGCCCGATTCAGCGTGACAAGAATGGCATTCGTGAATACTCCGACGAAGACGTGGACCACGCCAAAATTATCCACATCCTGCGCACGATGAACATGCCTATACAGGTCATTCTCGACACCATGGCGGACGTCGACGGGGACGCACCGACCGTTGATTCCTTGCAACGTTTCCGCGGTCAGCTCGATATTTTGATGAACCGGCTCGAGGGTCAAATCGTCGCGATTAAAAACGAAGAAACCGTCCTGCGCCGCAAAATGAAGCGCGTGGATGCAGACATTATCGAAGCCCAGCAACGCACAAAAAAGACTGTCTCGCCAAAATAG
- a CDS encoding metal ABC transporter ATP-binding protein gives MNLLEVRDVGIAFGDRTLYQHLSFDLKAGTTLALLGPNGVGKTSLIRALLGKISTTGGKITWPQGTPRIAYVPQLRSDGPGGALSIAEFVGLSFDQGLRPWLTRSEKQQVAAVLARCNLTHLARQRMSDASGGEQQRAYLAQALIRQPELLILDESTANMDVDAKEVIMRTVADEQQRRGTTVIMVTHDLPLAGEFADAALTLSRGSDRAAYSADVPDAIGGVAS, from the coding sequence TTGAATTTACTAGAAGTCCGCGATGTTGGCATTGCTTTTGGTGACCGGACCTTGTACCAACACCTGAGTTTTGATTTGAAGGCGGGCACGACACTGGCCTTGCTTGGACCAAACGGAGTTGGCAAAACGAGTTTGATTCGCGCCTTGCTTGGCAAAATTAGTACCACTGGCGGCAAGATTACTTGGCCGCAGGGAACACCGCGCATCGCCTACGTACCCCAGCTGCGGTCGGATGGTCCCGGCGGTGCGCTGAGTATTGCCGAATTTGTCGGGCTATCCTTTGATCAGGGCTTGCGTCCGTGGCTAACACGCAGCGAAAAACAGCAGGTTGCCGCGGTACTTGCGCGTTGCAACCTGACGCATCTCGCTCGGCAGCGAATGAGTGACGCCAGTGGTGGTGAGCAGCAGCGTGCGTACCTCGCACAGGCACTGATTCGGCAGCCGGAATTACTGATTCTCGACGAATCGACTGCCAACATGGACGTCGACGCCAAAGAGGTCATCATGCGCACGGTCGCCGATGAACAGCAGCGGCGCGGCACGACGGTCATCATGGTGACACACGATTTGCCACTTGCAGGTGAGTTTGCGGATGCCGCGCTGACCTTGTCGCGCGGGAGTGACCGCGCCGCATACTCCGCAGACGTACCCGATGCGATTGGGGGCGTTGCCTCATGA
- a CDS encoding ABC-F family ATP-binding cassette domain-containing protein, which translates to MLTVNDISMTFNDRTLYSNVNLKFTEGNCYGIIGANGAGKSTFLKIIQGQITPTSGTVSLGPNERMSALKQDHFAFDDQTVLNTVIQGYDRLYQVMQEKDAIYAKADFSEADGMKAAELEGEFAEMDGWNAEADAAQLLQQLGIPDNLHEKMMAELPEGEKVKVLLAQALFGQPDVLLLDEPTNGLDTATIAWLENFLADYQHTVLVVSHDRHFLNSVCTQMCDVDYGKIELYVGNYDFWRQSSELAQQLRSNANEKKEEQIKQLQDFVARFSANASKSKQATSRKKQLEKITLDDIKPSTRKYPYIKFTQEREIGNDLVRVEDVSLTIDGKQVLDNANFILHPGEKTAIISRSDVTATQMLQILAEEIQPTTGAVKWGVTTSRGYMPKDLNSVFGDSDESIVDWLRQFAPKDQQDNTFLRGFLGRMLFSGDDVLKSLKVLSGGEKVRSILSKLMLEEPNVLIMDDPTNHLDLESITALNDALVDFPGSIIFTSHDHEFIQTIADHIIEVGPKGVVDRADVKYDEFLAHPVAQEQVKAIYGE; encoded by the coding sequence TTGCTTACAGTAAATGACATCAGCATGACCTTTAACGACCGCACACTCTACAGCAACGTTAACCTCAAGTTTACGGAGGGTAACTGTTACGGGATTATTGGCGCGAACGGTGCCGGTAAATCTACCTTTCTGAAAATCATTCAGGGCCAGATTACGCCAACCAGTGGGACCGTGAGCCTTGGCCCCAACGAACGGATGAGCGCTCTCAAGCAAGATCACTTTGCGTTTGATGACCAGACCGTGCTGAACACTGTGATTCAGGGTTACGACCGCCTTTACCAGGTCATGCAGGAAAAGGATGCTATTTACGCCAAAGCCGATTTCTCCGAAGCCGATGGAATGAAGGCGGCTGAACTCGAGGGTGAGTTCGCTGAAATGGACGGCTGGAACGCCGAAGCCGATGCCGCGCAACTCCTGCAGCAGCTCGGTATCCCGGACAACCTGCACGAAAAAATGATGGCCGAACTGCCTGAAGGTGAAAAGGTGAAGGTTCTTCTCGCCCAGGCCCTGTTCGGTCAGCCGGACGTCCTGCTGCTGGACGAACCGACGAACGGGCTCGACACCGCCACGATTGCCTGGCTCGAAAACTTCTTGGCCGATTACCAGCACACCGTCCTGGTCGTTTCCCATGACCGGCACTTCCTGAACTCCGTCTGCACGCAGATGTGTGACGTCGACTACGGGAAGATTGAGCTCTACGTCGGGAACTACGATTTCTGGCGCCAGAGCAGTGAGCTTGCCCAGCAGTTGCGGTCCAACGCCAACGAAAAGAAGGAAGAGCAGATCAAGCAACTCCAGGACTTCGTGGCGCGTTTCTCCGCTAACGCAAGTAAGTCCAAGCAGGCGACTTCCCGTAAGAAGCAACTTGAGAAAATCACCTTGGACGATATCAAACCTAGCACGCGTAAGTACCCCTACATCAAGTTCACGCAGGAACGCGAAATCGGGAATGACCTGGTCCGTGTTGAGGATGTATCCTTGACTATCGATGGCAAGCAGGTGCTGGACAACGCCAACTTCATCCTGCACCCCGGCGAAAAGACGGCCATCATTAGTCGCTCTGACGTGACGGCAACGCAGATGCTACAGATTTTGGCCGAAGAAATTCAGCCAACAACCGGCGCTGTGAAGTGGGGCGTGACGACCTCCCGTGGTTACATGCCTAAGGATTTGAACTCCGTCTTTGGCGACAGCGACGAAAGCATCGTTGATTGGCTCCGCCAGTTTGCACCAAAAGACCAGCAGGACAACACTTTCCTGCGCGGGTTCTTGGGCCGGATGCTGTTCTCAGGGGATGACGTGCTCAAGTCCCTGAAGGTCTTGTCCGGGGGCGAAAAGGTGCGCTCGATTCTGTCCAAGCTCATGCTGGAAGAACCGAACGTCCTGATTATGGACGACCCAACCAACCACTTGGATTTGGAATCCATCACGGCACTGAACGACGCGCTGGTTGATTTCCCTGGCTCCATTATTTTCACTAGTCATGACCACGAGTTCATTCAGACCATCGCCGACCACATCATCGAGGTCGGGCCTAAGGGTGTCGTGGACCGTGCGGATGTGAAGTACGACGAATTCCTTGCCCACCCCGTTGCGCAGGAACAAGTTAAGGCCATTTACGGCGAATAA
- a CDS encoding mucin-binding protein, with product MNKHNARDTREVRWHYKMYKAGKRWLFAGMMLIGVGTGLMLGGQQAAAETASPPDAPAATTVSAADPPTEPVAETVAPTGQAQDTNVADESQTNPTVTDAPAEEAAVVETTPGENAVIEVSGASAEEQVVKEDEADGNLEPSGDAHTKKDGTVKLTDGAHQQGGATYTDPIDLQSDFELHGEIDLGQRDEQKHTKRDGEGDWVSVLFTDVDHPDGDAFGWRAVSSFDDDKYERQHRFHVDDPYGAFVYKSEQHPLDAYVPGKRDKARLQEIFDPQPDRWGTLDIYYQGATSELKVILQTFDDGFFGVKQLDKQEWKRNVGDWAHNMNGAVLTINGHTGPVANRLQFHLTQLCYTPARELATVNVEYRRTDDTLISIGTAKYPDGPKRGNRYETSPLPEEGIPAHYYLSWIDPDGLPENGILERAGDNGTVRYYYAPFQQAAVSFVDDTTNMLLEKIEDLFGKPNAAADFSSASKIQDYTTKGYALVSDETADGITFDDDETSTQTFTVHLQHQYVTVTTDDPHDADPSELTKTVSRTIHYVDAGTSDAVAQDVIQSVIFTRQGRESLVDKQIIYDPWTGTQHLVAVQSPLVDGYATDEWVIPAIEIGPESTEQWVEYYALAPLDVPPVHQERVQVGQPIAVGPARLADGIWVRGEVDVPLFVNPTDTDPGVPATPITPPGDGGSGPSDPIGGQPGVPAEKPVDHNAGGVEPPEDAEDDFGEPHERIHVTVKTVPRVTMRRAVTQRQWRRGGQLAATRTDSSLVIGTGVDGWYHRSGMFVANQHGTIFPKTGEHKQRVLSAVGLALALLISSIGLTVGVGDKKHS from the coding sequence ATGAATAAACACAACGCACGTGATACTCGTGAAGTGAGATGGCATTATAAGATGTACAAGGCCGGTAAACGTTGGTTATTTGCCGGTATGATGTTGATTGGTGTTGGCACAGGCCTGATGCTCGGTGGCCAACAAGCGGCGGCTGAAACCGCCAGTCCGCCTGATGCACCTGCAGCGACCACCGTATCCGCTGCGGATCCACCAACAGAGCCAGTTGCCGAAACGGTGGCGCCAACGGGGCAGGCACAGGATACCAATGTTGCGGACGAGTCCCAAACAAACCCAACAGTAACCGATGCCCCCGCCGAGGAAGCAGCCGTTGTAGAGACGACACCGGGTGAGAATGCTGTAATCGAAGTGAGTGGTGCTAGTGCTGAGGAGCAGGTTGTTAAGGAAGATGAAGCGGATGGCAATCTTGAGCCGAGTGGCGACGCCCATACCAAAAAGGATGGCACCGTCAAACTCACGGATGGCGCGCATCAGCAAGGCGGCGCGACTTACACCGACCCGATAGATCTCCAGTCGGACTTTGAGTTGCATGGTGAAATCGACTTAGGCCAAAGGGACGAGCAAAAGCACACAAAACGCGACGGCGAGGGGGATTGGGTATCCGTGCTCTTCACGGACGTCGATCATCCTGATGGGGATGCGTTTGGCTGGCGTGCGGTGTCGAGCTTTGACGATGACAAATATGAAAGGCAGCACCGGTTCCACGTCGATGATCCATACGGTGCGTTCGTCTATAAAAGCGAGCAACATCCGCTTGATGCTTACGTTCCTGGCAAGCGGGATAAAGCCCGCCTTCAGGAAATCTTTGATCCACAACCAGACCGCTGGGGAACACTGGACATCTACTATCAAGGTGCCACATCTGAGCTGAAAGTCATCTTGCAAACCTTTGACGACGGCTTTTTCGGGGTCAAACAACTTGATAAGCAGGAGTGGAAGCGCAACGTAGGAGACTGGGCCCACAATATGAACGGGGCGGTGCTGACGATTAACGGTCACACCGGGCCAGTCGCCAATCGTTTGCAGTTTCACCTAACACAGCTGTGCTATACGCCGGCGCGGGAGCTGGCGACAGTGAACGTTGAATACCGCCGGACAGATGATACGTTAATTAGCATCGGTACCGCAAAATATCCAGATGGGCCCAAGCGCGGCAACCGCTACGAGACATCACCCTTACCAGAAGAAGGGATTCCGGCACATTACTATTTATCCTGGATTGATCCGGATGGCCTGCCAGAAAATGGCATCTTAGAGCGTGCGGGCGACAACGGGACCGTCCGGTATTATTACGCGCCATTTCAACAAGCTGCGGTTAGTTTCGTGGATGATACGACCAATATGTTGCTTGAAAAAATAGAGGACCTGTTTGGCAAGCCAAATGCCGCCGCGGATTTTTCGAGTGCTAGCAAAATTCAGGACTACACCACGAAGGGTTACGCGTTGGTTAGCGACGAGACTGCGGATGGGATCACTTTTGATGACGATGAAACCAGTACGCAAACTTTCACCGTGCATTTGCAGCACCAATACGTCACGGTAACCACGGATGACCCACACGATGCCGATCCGAGTGAGCTAACCAAGACGGTGTCACGCACAATTCATTATGTGGACGCCGGAACTTCTGACGCTGTAGCGCAGGACGTCATCCAGAGCGTCATCTTTACGCGTCAAGGACGAGAGAGTTTGGTCGATAAGCAGATCATTTATGACCCGTGGACGGGAACCCAGCATCTCGTTGCCGTGCAGAGCCCGTTGGTAGACGGTTACGCGACGGATGAGTGGGTTATCCCGGCGATTGAGATTGGCCCGGAAAGCACGGAACAATGGGTCGAGTACTATGCGCTGGCACCGCTGGATGTTCCTCCAGTGCATCAAGAACGGGTTCAGGTCGGACAGCCAATTGCGGTTGGCCCCGCCCGGCTAGCTGATGGCATTTGGGTTCGCGGTGAGGTCGATGTTCCCCTGTTCGTGAACCCTACTGATACGGATCCAGGCGTACCGGCGACGCCGATTACGCCACCAGGAGATGGTGGGTCTGGACCTAGTGATCCAATCGGCGGTCAGCCTGGCGTCCCAGCGGAAAAGCCGGTTGATCACAATGCTGGTGGAGTTGAGCCACCGGAAGATGCCGAGGACGACTTTGGTGAACCACATGAGCGGATTCATGTTACGGTGAAGACCGTGCCACGAGTGACGATGCGCCGGGCGGTGACACAGCGGCAGTGGCGGCGTGGTGGTCAGTTAGCCGCAACACGGACCGATAGTAGCCTGGTAATCGGGACGGGTGTTGACGGCTGGTATCACAGGTCTGGCATGTTCGTCGCAAACCAGCACGGGACTATTTTCCCGAAGACGGGGGAGCATAAGCAGCGTGTGCTGAGTGCAGTGGGTTTGGCACTGGCGCTGCTGATTAGCTCAATTGGGTTGACGGTCGGTGTAGGCGACAAGAAGCATAGTTAG